The Shewanella sp. MTB7 genome includes a window with the following:
- a CDS encoding response regulator NasT — protein sequence MRLIVISEGSSVDSDALSSIFGGKTELIFINRLSEVERMNLNVSDDVLLLFTTSLSQRYLAFIDRLMRFSAVPLLVSAQNWQQEALKCLLACGRVTFVPGQLEMTRLKSVIELARLRFEGADMQLNKIISLENALRGQKQMAKVKAKLQAEGLTEAQAHKWLQTQTMKQGISLDQLIEQLA from the coding sequence ATGCGACTCATTGTAATATCTGAAGGCAGCTCAGTTGACTCTGATGCGTTATCGTCAATTTTTGGAGGCAAAACAGAGTTGATTTTTATTAACCGCTTAAGTGAGGTTGAACGTATGAACCTAAACGTCAGTGATGATGTTTTACTCTTGTTTACAACGTCGTTATCACAAAGATATTTAGCCTTCATTGATCGATTGATGAGGTTTTCTGCCGTTCCCTTGTTAGTGAGTGCACAGAATTGGCAACAAGAGGCGCTTAAATGCTTGCTTGCGTGTGGTCGAGTGACATTCGTGCCGGGGCAATTAGAGATGACGCGCTTAAAGAGTGTCATTGAACTGGCAAGGTTGCGGTTTGAAGGCGCGGATATGCAACTTAACAAGATTATCTCGCTGGAGAACGCCCTAAGAGGGCAAAAACAGATGGCGAAAGTGAAAGCTAAGTTACAGGCCGAAGGGTTAACAGAAGCACAAGCCCATAAATGGCTACAGACACAAACCATGAAGCAAGGTATTTCACTCGATCAGCTTATCGAACAACTCGCTTAA